Within Dermacentor variabilis isolate Ectoservices chromosome 8, ASM5094787v1, whole genome shotgun sequence, the genomic segment ATTGTGTCGGAGCCACATTTCTGAGTTGATGCTCCTTAGGCGAATAAGCACACATTGCGACAGTTATCCGTTGCAGCTTGACTTCGTGCCACTACCGCTGTGCATAATCGAAAGCGGCAGCGCAGCGGGACCGCGTGTACGACTTCTTGCGCGCAATGTACACATTCAGCGGAGCACGTTCCTTCCTTCGCGAAAGAATGAATGCTAAGAAGCCTCCCACGCACGATATTCTTCAAAATCTCTAACGGAGCGCAGCTCAGACAAGCCGATATATTGCGGCGCCTTGCATTCAACAGTAGGGCGTTGAGTTTTGTAACGTGATACCAATTAACACCACGTGGAGGCTGTTGCTGGCAGGCGTTTCCGCAGCAATGCCTGGACAGCACAAAACTCCTATAAGTAGAGTCATTGATTGCAGAACTTACATATAAtaatattttcttctgctttgttACAGGCCAACCGCCAACCGAAGAGTGATGACCCCGTACACAAATCATTCGAGGTTATATTCAAAGAAGCCGACAATGCGCTGTTTGAGAGCGCGTTTGCCTATCCCGGCCTCCATAGCATTCTTCAGTGCCTCTATCCGTTTACATCTTTCTGTAAAGCAGTGCAGAAGGTAATGGAGCATACGCTGATTATTATACACAAACGAAGGAGGGGAGAAAATGAGCGAAAAGTTGATGTGCTccagcacattctcgacgctcaAGAAGGCATTGGTAATTTTCCGCTCACAGCAAGCACTAACGCCCGTTTTATGGATGACCACACTTTGTTATGTAACCTCGCAATGAATACTCTAGCTGGCTTCGACACAACTTCTCTCTCTCTGGGTTTTCTGCTGTACCTTCTCGCCAAGCACCCAGAAGAGCAGCAGAAAGTACGAGCTGAAATTGAGAGACGGCTCCGTGCTCACACAAACTCTGAAGTGGAATGTGACAGAAGCAATCTTGAAGAAAAGCGGGAACTCGAACAGAAACGATGCCAACCAAGAGATAACGTTCCCGGCTTTTCACCCTCCCACAGCTCGCATAACCCGAAAAATGCGAGCCAGAATTCCGAGTACGGATTTTCGGAAACAAAACTTGCCGAGCGAACAGATCTGACAAAGGCCTCGTCACATCAGCGAGGCGAAAAAAGCGAACTCGATGAAGACGATGTCATGCTGCTCGAGCGCCTCGACATGGTCGTTCGAGAGGGGATGCGCTTGTACCCGGCAATTCCGATCGCCGTAATGCGAGAGTGTGTCGAGGACACCACCATACTGGGCAGATTCATTCCAGCGGGAACGAGCATTTTCGCGCCACCATGGCACGTCCACAGGAACCCAGAGATCTGGCCTGAACCAAACCACTTCATACCGGACCGCTTCTCGCCAGCACGGCGAGACAGTGTGGCTTGTTGCTACTTCCCTTTCGGCCTTGGACCCAGGATGTGTGTAGCGCACAGGCTAGCAATAGTCACGCTGAAGACAGCGCTGTATAGATTAATAAGGGATTTCGAGATTTCGCTCGCCGGAGACATCCCGGACCCGCTCCCGGTATTTGTGGATCATGTGATTCTTAATCCAGCAGTGGCTATAAAACTACGGGTTAAGAGGATAAAATTGTAATGAAATCGCGAGCAGTGATGTGCCGCATTTATGCAACTTGAAATAATATTTGAATATTATAATATTATATGCAGTGATTGCTTGGGTTCGCACATTGTGTTTATAAagaagttttatttttcttcttcccgCAGCAAAATTTATTGCTTAACCATTGAATCAGTATATATGGCTCAATATACCTTCCGTAACGGACTGTTCCCAAATTTTTCCCCATTTACTATTACCTCACGCGTTAGAGACGATTTCCCAATTTAACATCTGCTTACTAATTGTTACTCCTCCACATTATGAAGTTTGGTAATGGCATAGCGTCATTAGTCAAACAGAGAAGAAAGGACACAGTAGGAAGAGTATAAACGCAATTACGAAACATACTTTCCAATTTCTTGACGGAGAGAATTTCTCAATTTCGAGAGTGCCATGTAACGCCTTTCGGTGTCGTGTAAGAATTACTGGAGGAGAAGGGAACACCTTGTTAGGAAACTACGACGTTAGCTTATTACTATACCTTGTTTACTTGAGTAACTCCGGAAAAAAAGTTTTCTGTAGAATGCTTGCGTTAACTGCCCGATCATAGCTATAATTAATTGAAGTAACGTCATTTTAGGTCAATTTCTGGGCAATAAGAGCACAAGTAGGAATCTCGCTCTCAAACTGAACTACTAAGAGGACATTCGAATTATTAATGCTTTTAACAAATTATTTGTTTCGCACGCTGGCACTGCAGCACTAAGAATGGCAACGTCGAACATGCGTGACCAGTAAGAAGATTACTGGGGCTCTATGTGACCATAGTAACTATTTCCCTGACCATCGCCTACACCGAGGCAAACAGGCACAGTTACTGGCCGCACCACTTACGACAAAAAATGGAGGCTTTCTATGTCGCTTCTGCCAATTATCTACTTGTCCGCCGTTATTATTCGTCCTTATTCTCGGCACATCAATCGCTTCACCAACCAAGCTCGCAGGCGTTTCTTTCTGCGCTACATGATTCTGCAAAATGCGTGTGCATAGAGATTCATCGCTTTCAACCCAAATGGGTCTCTATGTTCGACCAGCTTGTGTTAAATCATGACTCAACAACATACAAAGTGCAACCACCTTCAGTATTTCTAGAAGGCCTCAGGCATTGTACACCGGCAAGAACTCAGTAGCAACCACTCGCCATAACTGCTGTGTCACACGCGCACTCTTCGCGGCTCTCGAGGGACTTATTTCTTACAGTACCTTCTCATTCATGTTCTTCTAGAGCAAGTCGGCTTTGTCTGACACCCTCTCCTAGGCAAGGGTCCTCTCGCTCAAAGCTCTACGCTTGACGTCAAGAAAACATAGAAGCCCCTATGACACCCACCCGGCGATCGAATTCATTCGTTAAATAGTGGCAATATTAGTACTGTGGAACTTACGCCAATGCTAAAAGAGTATGGAATTAGTTGGAGAAAGGCAGTCTTCCTTGCTCACCCATCGGCGAGCACACTTCTCAATCTCGTAGTCCAGCAGCAGTAACTGCTTCTTCATGCCCATTGTGTTCACGTTTCACGCTCCTCTAGTAGGAAGACTGCAACACTTTCCTAGGATACAATGTACCTCGGAGATTTCGCCGGCTTAACGTGACATAGTgatgtgcaaaaataaaaattaataaaaaactGGTGCTTGCATTGCGAGTCCTGCATCTGCAGCCACGGACACGATAGGACGACTTGTCTGCATACACACTTTCCTTATCATGTCGCAATCCTGCTCCACACAATTTCATTTCGCTGAAGCCCAATGTACTCCGGCCGCGGCTCAGGTTATTCTACACAGTCCTGCGGCTGGCTCAACAAGCACAGCGACCATTCACAA encodes:
- the LOC142591488 gene encoding cytochrome P450 3A31-like, whose product is MLLQAALILAVCGAFAWVIRRRHRHGLFERHGVPGPRPDLLWGNWKQLKKDRIQVMDQWIQHYGKVFGIYLGDKPFMVVTDVELIKECFIKATKVFQDRPMYALEVEPLKTGLLLLRASTNARFMDDHTLLCNLAMNTLAGFDTTSLSLGFLLYLLAKHPEEQQKVRAEIERRLRAHTNSEVECDRSNLEEKRELEQKRCQPRDNVPGFSPSHSSHNPKNASQNSEYGFSETKLAERTDLTKASSHQRGEKSELDEDDVMLLERLDMVVREGMRLYPAIPIAVMRECVEDTTILGRFIPAGTSIFAPPWHVHRNPEIWPEPNHFIPDRFSPARRDSVACCYFPFGLGPRMCVAHRLAIVTLKTALYRLIRDFEISLAGDIPDPLPSKSALSDTLS